The Enterobacter asburiae genome includes a window with the following:
- a CDS encoding SPFH domain-containing protein: protein MRYTTDSETGLNPRGLFLIMGGAIVIASLLIAWLSFYSINEGERGVLLRNGRIVKVAQPGLGLKWPIIESVEKITVRNEAMLYEGMSAYSFDQQPAKMTVSVNFHVLPTEVERVYSGYQTVDNMKTRLIARQIPTQLENVFGRYTAISAVQDRAKLVQDMQAALRKSVDGPVVIDTVQIENIDFSPAYEKSIEDRMKAEVAIATRTQNLQTEKIQAQIAVTQAQAQADSKLAAAKADAESIRLRGAAEAESIRQRGDALRDNPGLVSLTTAERWDGKLPASMIPGGTVPFLSVK, encoded by the coding sequence ATGAGATACACAACCGATTCAGAAACAGGTCTTAACCCCCGCGGTCTTTTCCTCATTATGGGGGGAGCTATCGTCATCGCCAGCCTGCTTATTGCCTGGCTCTCATTTTACAGTATTAACGAAGGCGAAAGGGGAGTGCTGCTGCGAAACGGGCGTATTGTTAAAGTCGCTCAGCCCGGCCTGGGACTGAAATGGCCGATCATCGAAAGCGTGGAGAAAATAACCGTAAGGAATGAGGCCATGCTTTATGAAGGTATGAGCGCCTACAGCTTCGATCAGCAACCCGCAAAAATGACCGTATCCGTGAACTTCCATGTTCTGCCGACTGAAGTGGAACGCGTCTACAGTGGCTATCAGACGGTTGATAACATGAAAACGCGGCTGATTGCCCGGCAGATACCTACACAGCTGGAAAACGTTTTTGGACGATATACCGCAATAAGCGCGGTTCAGGACAGAGCGAAGCTGGTACAGGATATGCAGGCCGCGCTGCGGAAAAGTGTTGATGGACCGGTGGTGATTGATACCGTTCAGATTGAAAACATCGACTTCTCGCCGGCATATGAGAAATCCATTGAGGACAGAATGAAAGCTGAGGTGGCCATTGCCACACGGACGCAGAACCTCCAGACAGAGAAAATTCAGGCTCAGATAGCGGTCACTCAGGCTCAGGCCCAGGCAGACAGTAAACTGGCGGCAGCAAAGGCAGACGCTGAATCAATACGCCTTCGCGGAGCCGCAGAAGCTGAATCCATCCGCCAGCGCGGTGATGCACTTCGGGATAATCCCGGTCTGGTCAGTCTGACGACGGCTGAACGCTGGGATGGAAAGCTTCCGGCATCAATGATCCCCGGAGGTACCGTACCTTTCCTTTCGGTGAAGTAA
- the traV gene encoding type IV conjugative transfer system lipoprotein TraV, which produces MKNLLGAALLCSALTGCAGLNSDFDCNKTATDQCLTTGEANKLAAQGKSLDDLTAEKTAKKPAGETLPALRNSAPVVNPFRPVSAAATGTTAAKPAAPRPLTTAPAKSSGSLVTPLDTSSHAAPVPVNTAGRVPVQRIPDATQRLWIAPWVDTDDNFHQPAVVEFVKNKSHWDESYRVIGEGGE; this is translated from the coding sequence ATGAAAAATCTACTGGGTGCTGCACTGCTGTGCAGCGCACTGACCGGCTGCGCCGGTCTCAATTCTGATTTCGACTGCAACAAGACCGCGACCGACCAGTGCCTGACTACCGGTGAGGCCAACAAGCTGGCCGCTCAGGGTAAAAGTCTGGATGACCTGACGGCAGAGAAAACCGCAAAAAAGCCTGCGGGTGAAACCCTGCCGGCACTGCGCAATTCAGCACCGGTCGTGAATCCCTTCCGTCCTGTCTCCGCCGCAGCAACCGGAACCACTGCCGCTAAGCCTGCTGCACCGCGCCCCCTGACCACTGCGCCGGCGAAATCGTCAGGTTCGCTGGTCACGCCGCTGGACACGTCCAGTCATGCAGCCCCTGTGCCGGTTAACACGGCGGGCCGCGTTCCGGTTCAGCGTATTCCAGACGCCACGCAGCGCCTGTGGATTGCACCCTGGGTGGACACGGACGACAACTTTCATCAGCCGGCTGTGGTCGAGTTCGTGAAAAACAAATCCCACTGGGATGAAAGCTACCGCGTCATCGGGGAGGGAGGGGAATGA
- the traC gene encoding type IV secretion system protein TraC codes for MSFVDSLMDMLKNGKEEDGAATARNNLSQTWDYPSLVAALPYRYYDDKNEIFVNAGSAGFIMEAAPLPGANEQVMAALDDMLRKKLPRQTPVTVIMLASKCVGERIDRGVSNDMWKGGMADHLNKITRAFWQRSALHGLANEREYPLYLRNYRIFIVYGQPIKRASQVQRVMDDLIQIRNTIRVSLGAARIDSMNTDVHAFLSAVREQMNYRQEQVLTSSGDYNEDEKLNRQVVDPGIDLKVHPSHIRMELPETIDARGTRLPASACRIINMQLAKNPRRFALWQGADNLQNLRFPDLGIPCPFMLTWTTALEEQTKSQSEAFRKDQDLSKKANSAYAALFPNTKKAAEEWRRTREQLHSNEIALCNTYFNLTLFAPDNNTEAQKCELAAVNVFRKNELEMVTIQYQQMRNWLASFPFVMQEGMWEDLKMTGATLRSKSWNAVSLMPVVAERQLSNVGMPLPTYRNQVAFYDMFGEENGSTNFNIAVTGTSGAGKSFLTQGILRDVLNAGGYAWVIDMGDSYKNYCHQAGGVYLDGSKLRFNPFANVKDINHSAEGIVRLLTVLASPTQPLDGVCEAILQKAVMDAWEKKANKARIDDVHNYLTNEDVNQAFADKPTIIARLAELAMLLDTYCTWGPDGEYFNADAPTLDGETRFAVLELLSLEDKPKLLSSILFSLILAIQEKMYHSPRDLKKVCIIDEAWRLLGGSNPHAARFIETGYRTVRRHRGAFITITQGIKDFSAGKEAEAAWNNSSTKITLLQDAKAFKQYLADNPDQFSDMEKEVIRGFQPALQTGYSSLLINAGEYSSFHRLFVDPVTRAMFSSRGEDFAFMQKAQKEAGATAEEAAYLLAEKKYGSELRELEEWVKAA; via the coding sequence ATGAGTTTTGTCGACAGCCTGATGGATATGCTGAAAAACGGGAAAGAGGAAGACGGTGCAGCAACGGCCCGCAACAACCTTTCCCAGACCTGGGACTATCCGTCTCTGGTCGCTGCGCTGCCGTACCGGTATTACGACGACAAGAATGAAATTTTCGTCAATGCCGGCTCTGCGGGCTTCATTATGGAGGCCGCCCCGCTTCCTGGCGCGAACGAGCAGGTGATGGCCGCGCTCGATGACATGCTACGTAAGAAGCTTCCCCGCCAGACCCCTGTGACCGTCATTATGCTTGCCAGCAAGTGTGTCGGGGAACGCATCGATCGCGGCGTGAGTAACGACATGTGGAAAGGGGGGATGGCCGATCATCTCAATAAAATCACCCGCGCGTTCTGGCAGCGTTCCGCGCTGCACGGCCTGGCCAACGAACGGGAATACCCGCTCTACCTGCGTAACTACCGTATCTTTATTGTCTACGGTCAGCCCATTAAGCGCGCTTCCCAGGTGCAGCGGGTGATGGATGACCTGATTCAGATACGTAACACCATCCGCGTCTCACTGGGAGCCGCGCGCATCGACAGCATGAACACCGATGTGCACGCATTCCTGTCTGCGGTACGCGAGCAGATGAACTACCGTCAGGAACAGGTGCTGACGTCCTCCGGGGACTACAACGAGGATGAGAAGCTCAACCGCCAGGTGGTTGATCCCGGGATTGACCTGAAGGTGCATCCATCGCATATCCGGATGGAGCTGCCTGAAACCATTGACGCGCGCGGGACACGCCTGCCGGCATCGGCATGTCGCATCATCAACATGCAGCTTGCTAAAAATCCGCGTCGATTCGCGCTCTGGCAGGGGGCTGACAATCTGCAGAACCTGCGTTTTCCCGACCTCGGGATACCCTGTCCCTTTATGCTGACCTGGACGACGGCGCTGGAAGAACAGACCAAAAGTCAGAGCGAGGCTTTCCGTAAAGACCAGGACCTGTCTAAAAAGGCCAACTCAGCCTACGCTGCACTGTTCCCCAACACCAAAAAGGCTGCAGAGGAATGGCGGCGTACCCGAGAGCAGCTTCACAGTAATGAAATCGCGCTCTGCAATACCTACTTCAACCTGACCCTGTTCGCCCCGGATAACAATACCGAGGCACAGAAGTGTGAACTGGCCGCCGTCAACGTGTTCCGTAAGAACGAGCTGGAAATGGTGACGATACAGTACCAGCAGATGCGCAACTGGCTGGCCAGTTTCCCGTTCGTCATGCAGGAAGGGATGTGGGAAGACCTGAAGATGACGGGGGCAACGCTACGCTCCAAGTCATGGAACGCAGTGAGCCTGATGCCGGTCGTCGCCGAACGCCAGCTGTCCAACGTGGGTATGCCATTGCCGACCTACCGGAACCAGGTTGCATTCTACGACATGTTTGGTGAAGAGAACGGCAGTACCAACTTTAACATCGCCGTCACTGGCACGTCCGGGGCCGGTAAATCATTCCTGACGCAGGGCATTCTTCGTGACGTACTGAATGCCGGGGGATACGCCTGGGTTATCGACATGGGGGACAGCTACAAGAACTACTGTCACCAGGCCGGCGGGGTTTATCTCGATGGCTCTAAACTGCGCTTTAACCCGTTCGCCAACGTTAAGGACATTAATCATTCTGCGGAAGGGATTGTGCGCCTGCTGACGGTACTCGCCAGTCCGACGCAGCCGCTGGATGGCGTCTGTGAAGCGATCCTGCAGAAAGCGGTAATGGATGCGTGGGAGAAGAAGGCAAACAAAGCCCGTATCGACGACGTTCATAATTACCTGACCAATGAGGATGTGAACCAGGCGTTCGCAGACAAGCCGACCATCATCGCGCGCCTTGCTGAGCTGGCCATGTTGCTCGATACCTACTGCACCTGGGGGCCTGACGGAGAATACTTCAACGCCGACGCACCGACGCTCGATGGTGAAACCCGCTTCGCGGTGCTGGAGCTACTGAGCCTGGAAGACAAGCCGAAGCTGCTCTCGTCCATCCTGTTCTCGCTCATTCTGGCGATACAGGAAAAGATGTACCACAGCCCGCGCGACCTCAAAAAAGTCTGCATCATCGACGAGGCCTGGCGTTTGCTGGGTGGCTCCAACCCACACGCGGCAAGGTTTATCGAAACCGGCTACCGCACCGTGCGTCGTCACCGTGGGGCGTTTATCACCATCACCCAGGGCATCAAGGACTTCAGCGCCGGTAAGGAAGCAGAAGCCGCCTGGAACAACAGCTCCACCAAAATCACCCTCTTGCAGGATGCGAAGGCGTTTAAACAGTACCTTGCCGATAACCCGGATCAGTTCTCGGACATGGAAAAAGAAGTTATCCGTGGCTTCCAGCCAGCCCTGCAGACCGGCTACAGCTCCCTGCTGATAAACGCCGGTGAATACAGCTCCTTCCATCGCCTGTTCGTCGACCCCGTGACTCGTGCCATGTTCAGCTCGCGCGGCGAGGACTTTGCTTTCATGCAGAAAGCGCAGAAAGAAGCGGGGGCGACAGCGGAAGAGGCGGCGTATCTGCTGGCGGAGAAAAAATACGGTAGTGAACTTCGCGAACTTGAAGAGTGGGTGAAAGCAGCATGA
- the trbI gene encoding type-F conjugative transfer system protein TrbI: protein MSEQQDKPYNGDTVRDGVTIASKTSRWVKASMLGLAGLLVMTGVAYVTAKAVTPEVVVFDMKGTVDLFMQQSAQLQLDENRAKSMTQQFNAALTGSLDAWQSSHNAIVLVKPAVMSPQRDITNEIRADIARRIQGGQ, encoded by the coding sequence ATGAGTGAACAACAGGACAAGCCGTATAACGGCGACACCGTCCGCGACGGTGTAACGATAGCCAGCAAGACATCCCGCTGGGTTAAAGCCAGCATGCTGGGGCTGGCGGGACTTCTGGTTATGACAGGCGTGGCATATGTGACGGCGAAAGCCGTCACCCCGGAGGTGGTGGTCTTCGACATGAAGGGGACTGTGGACCTCTTCATGCAGCAGTCCGCTCAGTTACAGCTCGATGAAAACAGGGCTAAATCGATGACCCAGCAGTTCAACGCGGCACTGACCGGCAGCCTGGATGCATGGCAGTCCTCACACAACGCCATCGTTCTGGTGAAGCCGGCGGTGATGAGCCCGCAGCGCGATATCACGAATGAAATTCGTGCTGATATTGCCCGACGCATCCAGGGGGGCCAGTGA
- the traW gene encoding type-F conjugative transfer system protein TraW, with amino-acid sequence MKKRLQLTAMMLLMLSAGSGAKDLGTWGNVFEPAEQDMLAFIQNRLKGMEQTGELDRLRKEATERVKEHAVRPTPVEGLTKAKEYRSFAWDPTFTVKETITDMQGNVIARKGDTVNPLDKVPFSQVLFFIDGDDKEQVNWTRQQLAGQTSVKVILVNGNIKETSDALNERIYFDQSGVLTRKFGFEHIPARISRDGRVMKVEEIPVSGAKK; translated from the coding sequence GTGAAAAAACGACTGCAGCTGACGGCCATGATGCTGCTGATGCTTTCCGCCGGCAGCGGGGCGAAAGATCTCGGTACCTGGGGCAACGTCTTCGAGCCTGCAGAGCAGGACATGCTGGCGTTTATCCAGAATCGCCTGAAGGGAATGGAGCAGACGGGCGAGCTGGACCGCCTTCGCAAAGAGGCAACGGAAAGAGTGAAGGAGCATGCGGTGCGTCCGACACCGGTGGAAGGGCTCACGAAAGCGAAGGAATACCGCAGCTTTGCCTGGGACCCGACATTTACCGTGAAGGAAACGATCACAGACATGCAGGGCAACGTGATCGCCCGCAAGGGCGACACGGTCAATCCTCTGGATAAGGTGCCCTTCAGCCAGGTGCTCTTTTTTATCGACGGCGATGACAAGGAGCAGGTGAACTGGACCCGACAGCAGCTCGCCGGCCAGACCAGCGTGAAGGTCATCCTGGTGAACGGCAACATCAAAGAAACCAGTGATGCGCTGAATGAACGTATCTACTTCGACCAGTCTGGCGTACTGACCCGTAAATTCGGTTTTGAACACATCCCCGCGCGGATATCGCGCGACGGCCGCGTGATGAAAGTGGAAGAGATTCCGGTATCAGGAGCGAAAAAATGA
- the traU gene encoding conjugal transfer pilus assembly protein TraU yields the protein MKRFSWLAGVMLILLSWMPAQATAAASNAGDGRWVNPISDVCWKCLFPMTLGNIQLAAGPQKDTNNPASPIQICPYGVFYRIGLAIGFWEPMAMVDVTREPGVMVNMGGFKIDLGRTGTGTAGQSDRPAAGTFYHVHWYKYPLIFWLNIITSLGCLQTGDMDIAYLSEVDPLWNDSTLSMLINPEAALFGNLIAQGACAADAAASSAGLPLSPLFWCAGSQGSIYPLTGFTSGEFSPLEASLLVGERMAFKMHREGLVWNSVGADVAVCNQYPSPIIPKERWRYQMVNMYPEPGNCHPFGASTQLWGTTHNSPSSKKNFGYLFWRKRNCVFL from the coding sequence ATGAAGCGTTTCTCATGGCTTGCCGGTGTGATGCTGATCCTGCTGTCCTGGATGCCAGCTCAGGCAACGGCCGCAGCCAGCAACGCGGGTGATGGCCGCTGGGTTAACCCGATAAGCGATGTCTGCTGGAAGTGTCTGTTTCCGATGACGCTCGGTAATATTCAGCTGGCCGCCGGTCCACAAAAGGATACCAACAACCCGGCTTCGCCGATCCAGATTTGTCCATATGGTGTGTTTTATCGTATCGGTCTGGCCATCGGGTTCTGGGAGCCAATGGCGATGGTGGACGTAACCCGTGAGCCTGGCGTCATGGTCAACATGGGCGGCTTTAAAATCGATCTTGGACGAACGGGAACGGGAACCGCAGGGCAGAGTGACCGGCCCGCTGCCGGCACGTTCTACCATGTTCACTGGTACAAATACCCGCTGATTTTCTGGCTGAACATCATCACCAGCCTGGGGTGTCTGCAGACCGGCGACATGGATATTGCCTATCTCTCCGAAGTTGATCCTCTCTGGAATGACAGCACCCTCTCGATGCTGATTAACCCCGAGGCAGCGCTGTTCGGCAACCTGATCGCTCAAGGGGCCTGTGCTGCTGACGCAGCTGCATCATCAGCTGGCCTTCCGCTGTCGCCGCTGTTCTGGTGCGCAGGTAGTCAGGGTTCTATCTACCCGCTAACAGGCTTTACCAGCGGTGAGTTTTCTCCGCTCGAGGCCTCTCTGCTGGTCGGAGAACGAATGGCCTTCAAGATGCATCGTGAGGGACTGGTATGGAACTCCGTGGGCGCGGACGTCGCCGTATGTAACCAGTATCCATCCCCGATCATCCCGAAAGAGCGATGGCGATACCAGATGGTAAACATGTACCCCGAACCGGGTAACTGCCATCCCTTCGGGGCCAGCACGCAGCTCTGGGGCACAACGCATAACTCTCCATCCTCCAAAAAGAACTTCGGCTACCT